The following proteins come from a genomic window of Ictalurus furcatus strain D&B chromosome 12, Billie_1.0, whole genome shotgun sequence:
- the LOC128615593 gene encoding uncharacterized protein LOC128615593: MSVFKKSCDEITVTQLYSSKVVLKNTAEAVLVPLKGGISTLNEVYKALIKADVDPVTEQCSNYEYIRQQIVQAHQLLEQSEQTASSGLKSLDESLERLTQDEGKLKCEMNDTKKKLKNLRKEQKLNKKILKESQGALELARTNLSSTEQTLQDQENRRYNAQIVTGVGAGLLLIPVVGWIAGSAMLIGGGIEIHQAGNAIIEAEEEVKKSDAEVNKYECKVSDYESKISQTRRDISEKNDKLKQKHEEIQKVKKQIKSVADFQKKVRSAVHLLGVLSGRASVTEHQTRRFILQEPVMKVMEDVMKATEQITGNKVLYNNGMPKLLKQLKKNSKRLAAICASEDSSKMNTTKCWFCF; encoded by the exons ATGTCTGTCTTTAAGAAATCCTGTGACGAG ATTACGGTGACCCAGCTTTATTCATCTAA AGTTGTGCTGAAGAACACAGCGGAGGCTGTTCTTGTTCCATTAAAAGGTGGCATCTCCACCCTGAATGAAGTCTACAAGGCCCTGATTAAGGCAGATGTAGATCCTGTTACTGAGCAATGCTCCAACTACGAGTACATCAGACAGCAGATAGTGCAGGCTCATCAGCTTCTGGAGCAGTCCGAACAGACGGCCAGTTCAGGGTTAAAGAGTCTGGATGAAAGCTTAGAGAGACTTACACAAGATGAGGGAAAACTCAAATGTGAGATgaatgacacaaaaaaaaaattaaaaaacttgagaaaagaacagaaattaaataaaaaaattctcaaagAATCTCAGGGAGCTTTGGAGCTGGCCAGGACAAACCTGAGTTCAACAGAACAGACACTTCAGGATCAGGAAAACAGGAGATACAATGCTCAAATTGTTACAGGTGTTGGGGCAGGGCTGTTACTTATACCAGTTGTTGGATGGATAGCAG GTTCTGCCATGTTGATTGGTGGTGGAATTGAAATACACCAAGCAGGAAATGCTATCATAGAGGCTGAAGAGGAAGTGAAAAAGTCTGATGCTGAAGTGAATAAATACGAATGTAAAGTGTCTGACTACGAGTCCAAGATTTCCCAGACCAGGCGTGACATCAGTGAGAAAAATGACAAGCTGAAGCAGAAGCATGAAGAAATCCAGAAGGTGAAGAAGCAGATCAAGTCTGTAGCTGATTTCCAGAAGAAAGTGAGAAGTGCCGTCCACCTCCTGGGTGTTCTGAGCGGGAGGGCCAGTGTGACTGAACATCAGACTCGTAGATTCATCCTCCAGGAGCctgtgatgaaggtgatggaggatgtgatgAAGGCCACAGAGCAAATCACAGGGAATAAGGTCCTCTACAACAATGGCATGCCAAAGCTTCTCAAACAGCTGAAGAAGAACAGCAAACGTTTGGCAGCCATCTGTGCCTCGGAGGACAGCTCTAAAATGAACACCACTAAATGCTGGTTCTGTTTTTAA